In a single window of the Prochlorococcus marinus CUG1415 genome:
- a CDS encoding ABC transporter transmembrane domain-containing protein: protein MKRFDQIPKELKDLFHQKAEKVEFSIGQVFCDFDSNPKGLLHLIKGELRLIYKDKNKGISTIKIYKTGDIVGLEQILCGTRGTSLRASSKLEANYLQTDYFLNFLANNKANFQFFDDFTKYEFLNILIKLENKLKIKNIDLIENLKNFNENQEIKIQLFKPGKHILKSNFKEFLITSNNIKNYKEGDVVSNGDKLEVIGNLPARIIDTAKLSIFSNNKKISFGSKLKETTGYENQKNLNDKKEALADMFGVINYQDSFPHFNGAGVSQSTIACLRMLSRFFDLPFKKDILKRIIDDQNNFSDREEINISKLAALINFLGLRTTPLKPDSKSLIKRIPLPSVFIFENRPLILWKYKNNQFYIGDPSRKPYWIEIDQLENIIIKNELKFLYLEKTPSSPKNRFGFYWFLPAIKKHKVPLLQVVVASFFVQLLALFNPLLIQQIIDAVINQGNLSSLNVLGTLLIAMALAQALLSSLRTYLFSDTSNRIDLSLGGKIINHLLRLPSAYFSKRTVGETSSRISELEKIREFLTGTALTLVLDVVFSIIYIAVMMIYSIQLTFISLAVIPFFVLLTLSISPIIRRQIREKNIANSNLQSHMVETISSVDTIKGQGIEIPSEWKWGQLYGKQMKAGFRNTLTKSISGSASNFLSQLSGLLVIWAGAVLVLQGKLTIGQLIAFRILSGYVTGPILRLTTMSQNFQEIALSLERISDIIDTPQEIEIIGRDLPPMPPIDGKVAFENVNFQFSNTSKLILKNINFQIPAGSFIGVVGESGSGKSTLLKLINQILIPTNGIIRIDDFDISKVNLYSYRSQIGVVPQDSILFKGTVQQNIALAKPEADFDEISKAAKLADAHDFIQALTSGYSTEVGERGTNLSGGQRQRIAMARMFLQSPKLLLLDEATSSLDIKSEKKILQNLLKISDNKTVIFISHRLNNFIEADQIFYLYDGNIVENGSHNDLMSLAGRYKALFDERVN, encoded by the coding sequence ATGAAAAGATTTGATCAAATACCAAAAGAACTAAAAGATTTATTTCATCAAAAAGCTGAAAAAGTTGAATTTTCCATAGGTCAGGTTTTTTGCGACTTTGATTCAAATCCAAAGGGACTTTTGCATTTAATAAAAGGAGAATTGAGATTAATTTATAAAGATAAAAATAAAGGAATATCAACTATAAAAATATATAAAACCGGTGATATTGTTGGGTTAGAACAGATACTTTGTGGTACAAGAGGAACTTCTTTAAGAGCGTCAAGCAAACTTGAAGCGAATTATCTTCAAACAGATTATTTCCTGAATTTTTTGGCAAATAATAAGGCTAATTTTCAATTTTTTGATGATTTTACTAAATATGAGTTTTTAAATATTTTGATTAAATTAGAAAATAAATTAAAAATTAAGAATATTGATTTAATTGAAAATCTTAAAAACTTTAATGAAAATCAAGAAATTAAGATTCAATTATTTAAACCTGGTAAACATATTCTTAAAAGCAATTTCAAGGAATTCCTAATAACCTCAAATAATATCAAGAATTATAAAGAAGGGGATGTTGTGAGTAATGGAGATAAGTTAGAAGTAATTGGAAATTTACCAGCGAGGATTATAGATACTGCAAAACTTTCTATATTTTCAAATAATAAAAAAATATCATTTGGATCGAAGCTCAAGGAGACTACAGGTTATGAAAATCAGAAAAATTTAAATGATAAAAAAGAAGCTCTTGCTGATATGTTTGGCGTCATAAATTATCAAGATAGCTTTCCTCATTTCAATGGAGCGGGAGTCAGTCAAAGTACCATAGCTTGTTTGAGAATGTTATCACGATTTTTTGATTTGCCTTTTAAAAAAGATATCTTAAAAAGAATAATCGATGATCAAAATAATTTTTCTGATAGGGAAGAAATAAATATTTCAAAATTAGCAGCTTTAATAAACTTTCTTGGTTTAAGAACAACCCCCTTGAAGCCAGATTCAAAAAGTCTAATTAAAAGAATTCCACTGCCATCTGTTTTTATCTTTGAGAATAGACCTTTAATTCTTTGGAAATATAAAAATAATCAATTTTATATTGGAGATCCATCTCGCAAACCATACTGGATAGAGATTGATCAATTAGAAAATATTATCATTAAAAATGAATTGAAGTTTCTTTACTTAGAAAAGACACCAAGTTCTCCTAAAAATAGATTTGGATTCTACTGGTTTTTACCCGCAATAAAGAAACATAAAGTTCCTTTATTACAAGTTGTTGTAGCGAGCTTTTTTGTTCAACTATTAGCACTTTTTAATCCTCTTTTGATACAGCAAATAATTGATGCGGTAATAAATCAAGGCAATCTCTCAAGCCTCAATGTTTTAGGAACTCTTCTAATTGCAATGGCTTTAGCTCAGGCTTTATTATCTTCTTTGAGAACATATTTATTTTCTGATACTTCAAATAGAATAGATCTATCCCTTGGGGGGAAAATTATTAATCATTTACTTAGACTGCCCTCGGCTTATTTCTCAAAACGAACAGTAGGAGAAACTAGTAGTAGAATTAGTGAACTTGAAAAAATAAGGGAATTTCTTACCGGAACAGCACTTACTCTTGTCTTGGATGTTGTTTTTTCAATAATTTATATTGCGGTAATGATGATTTATTCAATTCAACTAACGTTTATATCTCTTGCGGTTATTCCATTTTTTGTATTACTAACTCTATCTATATCACCAATTATAAGGCGTCAAATTAGAGAAAAAAATATAGCTAACTCTAACTTGCAAAGTCATATGGTTGAGACGATTTCAAGCGTGGATACAATTAAAGGCCAGGGTATTGAGATCCCCAGTGAATGGAAATGGGGGCAATTATATGGGAAACAGATGAAGGCAGGATTCAGAAATACTTTAACTAAATCTATATCTGGATCTGCAAGCAATTTTCTTTCACAACTTTCGGGCCTTTTAGTTATTTGGGCAGGAGCAGTCCTTGTATTACAAGGGAAATTAACAATTGGGCAATTAATTGCATTTAGAATTTTGTCTGGATATGTCACAGGTCCAATTTTGAGGTTAACCACGATGTCCCAAAACTTCCAAGAGATAGCTTTATCTCTCGAGAGAATTTCGGATATTATTGATACCCCTCAAGAAATTGAAATAATTGGTCGGGATCTTCCTCCAATGCCACCAATAGATGGAAAGGTTGCTTTTGAAAATGTAAATTTTCAATTTTCTAATACAAGTAAATTGATTTTAAAAAATATAAATTTTCAGATTCCAGCTGGAAGTTTTATTGGAGTTGTTGGTGAGAGCGGTTCAGGAAAGAGTACTTTGCTTAAACTCATAAATCAGATTTTAATCCCAACAAATGGAATCATTAGAATTGATGATTTTGACATCTCAAAAGTAAACTTATATTCATATAGATCACAGATTGGAGTGGTTCCACAAGATAGTATTTTGTTTAAAGGAACCGTTCAACAAAATATTGCTTTAGCGAAGCCAGAAGCTGATTTTGATGAGATCTCTAAAGCCGCAAAATTAGCAGATGCTCATGACTTTATTCAGGCATTAACCTCTGGTTATAGTACAGAAGTTGGAGAAAGAGGTACAAATTTATCTGGTGGACAACGTCAGAGAATTGCAATGGCAAGAATGTTTTTGCAAAGTCCAAAATTATTGTTATTAGATGAGGCTACAAGTTCTCTCGATATAAAATCAGAAAAGAAAATACTACAAAATTTATTAAAAATATCAGATAATAAAACAGTAATTTTTATTAGTCACAGATTAAATAATTTTATTGAGGCTGACCAAATTTTTTATTTGTATGATGGAAATATAGTTGAAAATGGTTCCCATAATGACCTTATGTCTTTGGCTGGTCGTTACAAGGCCCTTTTTGATGAAAGAGTAAATTAG
- a CDS encoding TolC family protein, with protein MKSFIFIKLIILSSLFINVRSEQKPTQVEQNNKHENPYLSKSKELKEISYENLRDLLVNNNLEYAAAIERFNQAAYDLKATLKLKYPTIDLQSNGLPSYLIGDEYRNPRYNAATDFETNQLETSLSTLIKWDIIDPERKPEIAIKRLGVDKAKNALKMIIEDLNLKAQSQYYQLQTARAKINTSKIMVNSSKKSLESTIIKNKAMLAPRLEVFEAETQLLRDKVLLNNFYRDEAEAIRLLSNTLGLSDNYLAITNDQISIKGLWNNSLEKTKKNAILYNQKLKELDLEIKLADKQIKKSNALIKPKFSIVNTLSGSYKFGQEEVSPPVENNDYRRNFNNTIALTSQWRIFDAGRSKELKQKNISRKKEFKAKYKKENTRIFENLENAFTKLSSAKQNILNSYIQVIKQKEILNISYKRFEAGVTNQREIINNQRDLLFARNSFIDAVSFYNNNLISLKRISGDLKITPCSNNFDQIGDVSNLDIVSDIQYELCEIDFQEFNKFEMNTNKFNNEEIKSEKLIEEKKDTKKINEIKDVKDINKSEEKSSNETLKSDRISEEEKEIIEFKNESSDNSSGFFKFLKRFLPWGKEVNRDINELNSKGVKVKEVKEVKEEEEELKSEIEEVKEVKEEEEELKSEIEEVKEEEEELKSEIEEVKEVKEEEEELKSEIEEVKEEEEELKSEIEEVKEEEEELKSEIEEGIEELEQVNLDFNGYSQEQIKQITSDINCQDFIIEKNKIYCWDGKKFNLYTK; from the coding sequence ATGAAAAGTTTTATTTTTATAAAATTAATAATATTAAGTAGCCTTTTCATTAATGTTAGGTCGGAGCAAAAACCTACTCAGGTTGAACAGAATAATAAGCATGAAAATCCTTATTTGTCTAAATCTAAGGAATTAAAGGAAATTAGTTATGAAAATTTAAGAGATTTATTGGTAAACAATAATCTGGAATATGCTGCTGCAATTGAGAGGTTTAATCAGGCTGCATATGATTTAAAGGCAACCTTAAAACTTAAATATCCAACAATTGATCTTCAGTCTAATGGACTACCATCTTATTTAATAGGAGATGAGTATAGAAATCCTAGATATAATGCAGCAACTGATTTCGAAACTAATCAACTTGAAACATCACTTTCAACTTTAATAAAATGGGACATAATTGATCCTGAAAGGAAGCCTGAAATTGCCATTAAAAGATTGGGTGTAGATAAAGCCAAAAATGCTTTAAAAATGATTATAGAAGACTTGAATTTAAAAGCTCAAAGTCAATATTATCAACTTCAAACTGCAAGGGCAAAAATTAATACATCTAAAATTATGGTTAATTCTTCCAAAAAGAGTCTAGAGTCAACCATTATAAAAAATAAAGCAATGTTGGCTCCTCGTTTAGAGGTTTTTGAAGCAGAAACACAATTATTGAGAGATAAAGTTTTACTTAATAATTTCTATAGAGACGAAGCTGAAGCTATTAGATTACTCTCTAATACGCTTGGTTTAAGTGATAATTATTTGGCAATTACAAATGATCAAATTAGTATTAAGGGTCTCTGGAATAACTCTTTAGAAAAGACTAAAAAAAATGCTATTCTATATAATCAAAAACTCAAGGAACTAGATCTAGAAATAAAATTAGCTGATAAGCAAATAAAAAAATCTAATGCCCTGATTAAGCCGAAATTTAGTATTGTTAATACTCTTTCTGGTTCTTATAAGTTTGGACAAGAAGAAGTATCTCCTCCAGTTGAAAATAATGATTACAGAAGAAATTTTAATAACACTATAGCTTTGACTTCACAATGGAGAATATTTGATGCAGGGAGATCCAAAGAATTAAAACAAAAAAATATTAGTAGAAAAAAAGAATTTAAAGCGAAGTATAAAAAAGAAAATACTAGGATATTTGAAAATTTAGAGAACGCTTTTACGAAATTATCTTCTGCAAAACAAAATATTTTAAATTCATATATTCAAGTAATCAAACAAAAAGAAATTTTAAATATATCATATAAAAGATTTGAAGCAGGAGTTACTAATCAAAGAGAAATTATAAATAATCAAAGAGATCTACTATTTGCCAGAAACTCTTTTATTGATGCAGTATCTTTTTACAATAACAATCTTATTTCTCTTAAAAGAATATCTGGAGATTTAAAAATAACTCCATGTAGTAATAATTTTGATCAAATAGGAGATGTCTCTAATTTAGATATAGTTTCAGATATCCAATATGAGCTCTGTGAGATTGACTTTCAAGAATTTAATAAATTTGAAATGAATACTAATAAATTTAATAATGAGGAAATTAAATCAGAAAAATTAATTGAAGAGAAAAAAGATACAAAAAAGATTAATGAAATAAAAGATGTAAAAGATATTAATAAATCAGAAGAGAAATCCTCTAATGAAACATTGAAATCGGACAGGATTTCTGAAGAGGAAAAAGAGATTATTGAATTTAAAAATGAATCATCTGATAATTCTTCAGGATTTTTTAAATTTTTAAAGAGATTTTTACCTTGGGGGAAAGAAGTAAATCGAGATATAAATGAATTAAATAGTAAAGGTGTGAAAGTTAAAGAAGTAAAAGAAGTAAAAGAGGAAGAGGAAGAACTTAAATCAGAAATTGAAGAAGTAAAAGAAGTAAAAGAGGAAGAGGAAGAACTTAAATCAGAAATTGAAGAAGTAAAAGAGGAAGAGGAAGAACTTAAATCAGAAATTGAAGAAGTAAAAGAAGTAAAAGAGGAAGAGGAAGAACTTAAATCAGAAATTGAAGAAGTAAAAGAGGAAGAGGAAGAACTTAAATCAGAAATTGAAGAAGTAAAAGAGGAAGAGGAAGAACTTAAATCAGAAATTGAAGAAGGAATAGAAGAACTCGAACAAGTAAATCTAGATTTTAATGGATATTCTCAAGAGCAAATCAAACAAATAACATCTGATATTAATTGCCAAGATTTTATAATTGAAAAAAATAAAATTTATTGTTGGGATGGGAAGAAATTTAATCTTTATACAAAATAA
- a CDS encoding tetratricopeptide repeat protein — translation MVKLFTDKGYNKTCKNINIVILKKIKQIFNVPIKTFLSIIFLAVTSGCSIFSEGKDLSKELNNKLNREIIRNFSKAISKDPVNFLFYLERGRAKHDYGDYLGAIKDFNNSFSLNPDVKIFFYMANSKYAYGDHNGAIKDYEKLILKKYFKDQVFYNIASSHLILFNYLEAIENYTKSIEYDQDDENAYLNRGNAKFELSDYLGSIKDYKKSIDINKKSYIAFNNMGVSKFKLKKYKSALKDFKKSLKLNSNNYNTFYNKSITHFELKEFKKACIDLKKSNKLGKEIFKEEFSKICFKNF, via the coding sequence ATGGTTAAATTATTCACAGACAAAGGATATAATAAGACTTGCAAAAATATTAATATAGTTATTCTAAAAAAAATAAAACAAATTTTTAATGTCCCAATAAAGACATTTCTTTCAATAATCTTTTTAGCTGTAACTTCTGGCTGCTCTATTTTTTCTGAAGGTAAAGATTTATCTAAAGAACTAAATAATAAATTGAACAGAGAAATCATACGTAATTTCTCTAAGGCAATATCAAAAGATCCTGTTAATTTTTTATTTTATTTAGAAAGAGGCAGAGCAAAACATGATTACGGAGATTATTTGGGAGCAATAAAGGATTTTAATAATTCATTTAGTCTCAATCCTGATGTAAAAATATTTTTTTATATGGCCAATTCAAAATACGCTTATGGAGATCATAATGGAGCAATAAAAGATTACGAAAAATTAATCTTAAAAAAGTATTTTAAGGATCAAGTTTTTTATAATATCGCCAGCTCTCATTTGATACTCTTTAACTATTTAGAAGCAATAGAAAACTACACTAAATCTATTGAATACGATCAAGATGATGAAAATGCCTATTTAAATAGAGGAAACGCAAAATTCGAACTTAGTGATTACTTAGGCTCTATAAAAGACTATAAAAAATCTATCGATATCAATAAAAAATCCTATATAGCATTCAATAATATGGGAGTTAGTAAATTTAAATTAAAAAAGTATAAGAGCGCCTTAAAAGATTTTAAAAAGTCTCTGAAACTTAATTCTAATAATTACAATACTTTTTATAATAAATCTATTACTCATTTTGAATTAAAAGAATTTAAAAAAGCTTGTATTGACTTAAAAAAGTCAAACAAGCTAGGTAAAGAAATATTCAAAGAAGAATTTTCAAAAATATGTTTTAAAAATTTTTAA
- a CDS encoding carbamoyltransferase C-terminal domain-containing protein — MFIGITGYNHESSAALVDKNGKLIDFHREESLSRIKGDKSFPRRSIKKLLDTNNLKVKDIERVAFYERPLSAFLHIVKEASLHMPRSLALLTHQFRNFNRSSVSCYYDFAKSFKGLETKLIYSDHHLSHTITALAYSNSKKDICSVVVDGFGDRSTASISQIVDPTEINELWECPYPVSLGLFYSSITDYLGFAINEGEYKVMGLASFGDSKSKSAKLLRRLMDWDSTSNKIISDMTYFDYHVSTSNSFSSKLEELLGPARNPFVQLIPGDSDFQRCADIARGAQDLTIYLLEKIFIHAHKITNSRRFLFSGGVSMNSASIDSLAQLPFVDEIIIPPSPGDAGCAIGAAFYCYIKSNSYSNLNISKPSLFPSLQEIRNDGFLTEQIIHNEFSILERDEDDAFLRAAELIGSGEVIGTVLSCSETGPRALGNRSLICDGKNKDAVKNLNTVIKNRSPFRPTAPAMRYEIAEKYYKLRPEIYDCYKSMSATCKCLDNNVSLEFPTTHVDGTARIQIVENNSSLDKLLSILEPMGIDILANSSLNVSGDPTCFDLVDGLMVCSRTKLRYLLSDLGLLKRKA, encoded by the coding sequence ATGTTTATTGGTATTACTGGATATAATCATGAATCATCTGCTGCATTAGTTGATAAAAATGGAAAACTTATTGATTTCCATAGAGAAGAGTCTCTAAGTCGAATCAAGGGGGATAAATCCTTCCCTAGGAGGTCAATAAAAAAATTATTAGATACTAATAACCTTAAGGTCAAAGACATTGAAAGAGTTGCTTTCTATGAAAGACCCTTAAGTGCATTCTTGCATATCGTAAAAGAAGCTTCTTTGCATATGCCAAGAAGCCTAGCACTACTTACTCATCAGTTTCGTAACTTTAATCGTTCATCAGTTTCTTGTTACTATGATTTTGCAAAATCTTTTAAAGGATTAGAGACTAAATTAATTTATTCTGACCACCATTTATCTCATACAATAACTGCTCTTGCATATTCTAATTCTAAAAAAGATATTTGCTCTGTAGTTGTTGATGGTTTTGGAGATAGAAGCACGGCTTCAATTAGTCAAATAGTTGATCCGACTGAGATTAATGAGTTGTGGGAATGCCCATATCCTGTATCTCTAGGGCTTTTCTATTCAAGTATTACCGATTACTTAGGTTTCGCAATTAATGAAGGTGAATATAAAGTTATGGGATTAGCTTCTTTTGGAGATTCAAAAAGTAAGTCAGCAAAGTTACTAAGGAGGCTAATGGATTGGGATTCCACCTCTAATAAAATAATTTCTGATATGACTTATTTTGATTATCATGTTTCAACATCTAACTCATTCAGTAGTAAATTAGAGGAATTATTAGGACCTGCTCGTAATCCTTTTGTTCAACTTATCCCGGGAGATAGTGATTTTCAAAGATGTGCAGATATAGCACGTGGAGCTCAAGATTTAACAATTTATCTGCTTGAAAAAATTTTTATCCATGCCCATAAAATAACTAACTCTAGAAGATTTCTTTTTTCAGGAGGAGTTTCTATGAATTCAGCATCAATTGATAGTCTTGCGCAACTGCCTTTTGTAGATGAAATAATTATACCGCCAAGCCCTGGAGACGCTGGGTGTGCCATTGGAGCAGCTTTTTATTGCTATATAAAATCGAATTCCTATAGTAATTTAAATATTTCTAAGCCCTCTTTATTTCCTTCTCTACAAGAAATAAGAAATGATGGATTTCTAACAGAGCAAATTATTCATAATGAATTTTCTATTTTAGAGAGGGATGAAGATGATGCTTTTTTAAGAGCTGCTGAACTTATAGGTTCAGGAGAAGTTATTGGTACAGTTTTATCGTGTAGTGAAACAGGTCCAAGGGCACTAGGTAACCGATCACTAATATGTGATGGAAAAAATAAAGATGCTGTAAAAAACTTAAATACTGTAATTAAGAATAGAAGTCCCTTTAGACCAACTGCTCCAGCAATGAGATATGAAATCGCGGAAAAATATTATAAATTAAGGCCTGAAATTTATGATTGCTATAAATCTATGAGTGCAACATGCAAATGTCTTGATAATAATGTTTCTTTAGAATTCCCAACAACGCATGTTGATGGAACAGCACGTATTCAAATTGTGGAAAATAACTCTTCTCTAGACAAGTTATTATCTATTTTAGAACCTATGGGAATTGATATACTGGCTAACTCTTCATTAAATGTTAGTGGAGATCCTACTTGCTTTGACTTGGTTGATGGACTTATGGTTTGTTCTAGAACAAAATTACGTTATCTTTTAAGTGACTTAGGATTGTTAAAAAGAAAAGCTTAA
- the ychF gene encoding redox-regulated ATPase YchF — MLKAGIIGLPNVGKSTLFNALVENAKAQAANFPFCTIEPNKGIVSVPDQRLQELGNLSSSENIIPTKIEFVDIAGLVKGASKGEGLGNKFLSNIREVDAIVHVVRCFEDNEVIHVSGKVDPLDDIEIINLELNLADLSQLQKRRERIKKQVKTSKEAAKEDALLEKIEEELHKGLSVRSISLSEEENLIIKQLGFLTAKPIIYATNLNENDLAEGNDFSSKVQSFASNENTECIKISAQVESELIELQPEDKKDYLMGLGVEEGGLSSLIRSTYKLLGLKTYFTTGEKETKAWTIKDGMTAPQAAGVIHTDFEKGFIRAQTISYQNLIDVGSIANAKNKGLLRSEGKEYVVNEGDVMEFLFNV, encoded by the coding sequence ATGTTAAAAGCAGGTATTATTGGATTACCAAATGTTGGAAAATCAACTTTATTTAATGCACTTGTAGAGAATGCTAAAGCCCAAGCTGCCAATTTCCCTTTTTGTACTATTGAACCTAATAAAGGTATAGTATCAGTCCCAGATCAAAGGTTGCAGGAACTAGGTAATTTAAGTTCTAGTGAAAACATTATCCCAACAAAAATTGAATTTGTAGATATTGCAGGTCTTGTAAAAGGAGCAAGTAAAGGTGAAGGTTTGGGTAATAAATTTTTATCAAATATACGGGAAGTTGATGCAATAGTTCATGTTGTAAGGTGCTTTGAAGATAATGAAGTAATTCATGTTTCCGGAAAGGTGGACCCCCTAGATGATATTGAAATTATTAATTTGGAATTGAATTTGGCTGATTTATCTCAACTTCAAAAAAGAAGAGAGAGAATTAAAAAACAGGTTAAAACGAGTAAAGAGGCAGCAAAAGAAGATGCCTTATTAGAAAAAATTGAAGAAGAACTACATAAAGGACTATCTGTCAGGTCAATATCTCTGAGCGAAGAAGAAAATTTAATAATTAAGCAATTAGGTTTCCTTACCGCAAAACCAATTATTTATGCAACAAATTTGAATGAAAATGATTTAGCTGAAGGAAATGATTTCTCATCCAAAGTGCAGAGTTTTGCAAGTAATGAAAATACAGAATGTATAAAAATTTCTGCTCAAGTTGAATCTGAATTAATAGAGCTACAACCAGAAGATAAAAAAGATTACCTTATGGGTTTAGGAGTAGAAGAAGGTGGATTAAGTTCTTTAATTAGATCAACCTATAAATTACTTGGATTAAAAACTTATTTCACTACAGGAGAAAAGGAAACAAAAGCATGGACTATAAAAGATGGGATGACTGCGCCACAAGCAGCAGGAGTAATTCATACGGATTTTGAAAAAGGATTTATTAGAGCTCAGACTATTTCATATCAAAATTTAATTGATGTAGGTTCTATCGCTAATGCAAAAAATAAAGGTTTGCTTAGGAGTGAAGGTAAAGAATATGTAGTAAATGAAGGTGATGTAATGGAGTTTTTATTTAATGTTTAG
- a CDS encoding efflux RND transporter periplasmic adaptor subunit has product MLDLIKKNINLRSGIILLSLAIFFVFITNSFKKNKSKDISDFVVQVEKGILSDSINTSGEVKAIRTSNIGPRKQGVIKEIKVEEGDLVEKGQVLASLDDEDFIYKIEEFELNVKKLKSEFLRREYLYQEGAVSKEDYEGYKNNYNISRAKLNDAKAEKSFYLIKAPYGGKITAKYAEVGSYITPSTNLSSDSKTKNFIFELSEGLEIVAKVPESDIGRIKTGQEASVRIEAYPSKKYTAIVKKIATRAVKDNNVTSFEVTLNFKNISEEIKIGMTADLEFRVEGNEEKILVPTVSIVTEKGEKGILKVDENNSPKFEKIEIGISSGNKTSVIDGLEPGEKIFIDIPPWAKKRK; this is encoded by the coding sequence ATGCTTGATTTAATTAAAAAAAATATAAACCTAAGAAGTGGAATTATATTGCTTTCTTTAGCTATATTTTTTGTTTTCATAACAAATTCCTTCAAGAAAAATAAATCAAAAGATATCTCTGACTTTGTAGTTCAAGTTGAAAAAGGAATCCTATCTGATTCAATTAATACTAGTGGTGAAGTAAAAGCAATTAGAACAAGTAATATTGGGCCTAGGAAGCAAGGTGTAATTAAAGAAATTAAAGTAGAGGAGGGAGATCTTGTAGAAAAAGGTCAGGTTTTAGCTTCTCTTGATGATGAAGACTTCATATATAAAATTGAAGAATTTGAATTAAATGTAAAAAAACTAAAATCTGAATTTTTAAGGAGGGAATACTTATATCAAGAAGGTGCAGTAAGCAAAGAAGATTATGAAGGCTATAAAAATAACTACAACATTAGTAGAGCCAAACTTAATGATGCAAAAGCTGAAAAAAGTTTCTATCTAATTAAAGCGCCCTATGGAGGAAAGATAACTGCAAAATATGCAGAGGTAGGATCTTATATTACTCCAAGTACAAATTTAAGTTCAGACTCTAAAACCAAAAATTTTATTTTTGAACTATCGGAGGGGCTCGAAATTGTTGCCAAAGTTCCTGAGAGTGACATTGGCAGAATAAAAACAGGTCAAGAAGCTTCTGTAAGAATTGAGGCTTATCCCTCAAAAAAATATACTGCCATAGTTAAAAAAATAGCTACAAGAGCTGTAAAAGATAATAATGTAACCTCATTTGAAGTAACTTTAAATTTTAAAAATATTTCTGAAGAAATTAAAATTGGAATGACTGCTGATCTTGAATTTAGAGTTGAAGGTAATGAAGAGAAAATCCTAGTGCCAACAGTTTCTATTGTCACAGAAAAAGGTGAAAAGGGAATTTTAAAAGTCGATGAAAACAATTCTCCAAAATTTGAAAAAATCGAAATTGGTATTAGTAGTGGAAATAAAACATCAGTTATTGATGGATTAGAACCTGGAGAGAAAATCTTTATTGATATTCCACCTTGGGCTAAGAAAAGAAAATGA